A DNA window from Microcystis aeruginosa NIES-843 contains the following coding sequences:
- the petE gene encoding plastocyanin, translated as MKKLGLLVATLVLVVSSFFFNTAAASAETFTVKMGGDAGTLQFDPPALTIKAGDTVKWVNNKLSPHNIVFDSTKVPEAQASKLSHKGLAFSAGESFESTFSEPGTYTYYCEPHRGAGMVGTITVQ; from the coding sequence ATGAAAAAATTAGGTTTATTGGTCGCTACCCTGGTGCTAGTCGTCTCTAGCTTCTTCTTCAACACTGCCGCCGCTTCCGCCGAAACCTTCACAGTGAAGATGGGCGGTGATGCAGGTACACTACAATTTGATCCCCCCGCCCTCACTATTAAAGCAGGAGATACGGTGAAATGGGTCAATAACAAACTTTCTCCCCATAACATAGTTTTCGATAGCACCAAGGTTCCCGAAGCCCAAGCCAGCAAATTATCCCATAAAGGTCTGGCTTTTTCCGCCGGTGAGTCCTTTGAAAGCACTTTCAGCGAACCGGGTACTTACACCTACTACTGCGAACCCCATCGCGGCGCCGGTATGGTCGGAACGATTACCGTTCAGTAA
- a CDS encoding DUF3352 domain-containing protein has protein sequence MKLRSFFYILGATVIILLGVATASFAWILADSPLSLLKGGVLREPMAAIFVPKQAPVMVSLLVNPERLESFGQLIATPANRRRSHQQIKDLEKSLLGKTGLNYQKEIKPWLGEEITLAVTSLDFDRDTDNGIQPGYLLAIQSKDGERAKEFLQASYSKQAVSGKFDLVFELYKGVNLIYQRPLTAGDNNRFLASAVVGDTVLFANNIKVLREALNNVQVPDLNLKNSPDYREALKNITEPRIAIVYGNLPPLSAWIANQPVPESPEAKQRLATAFSLKSGGIVAQTALIGVLGQDDQAPILSSPVGALSFIGENSLLVAASRDLNRFWTQVEEGLEADSPLQELITQVLNRFQSPLGLNLPEDIFSWVRGEYSLALVPSSKGMEPDSVFVGERVMGVEVDSAIEHLDELARSRGYNVVNLPLLDRTVTAWTKLTTAVPGGKAQLETIVTGVHTRVDNYEIIASSVEAMGLALSAQKNPILSSGKFRQAITALPAENDGYFYVDWRQLQPVIEAKFPIVRVLELSIKPLFNNLRSLTISSQGSENSVRRGTIFFNLGVKS, from the coding sequence GTGAAATTGCGATCGTTTTTCTATATTTTAGGTGCGACGGTAATCATTCTCCTAGGAGTCGCTACAGCCAGTTTTGCTTGGATTCTCGCCGATAGTCCTCTGTCTTTGCTCAAAGGTGGGGTGCTGCGGGAACCGATGGCGGCGATTTTTGTGCCGAAACAGGCCCCGGTTATGGTATCCTTGTTGGTCAATCCCGAACGTTTAGAGTCTTTTGGTCAATTAATCGCTACACCGGCTAATCGACGACGTTCCCACCAACAAATTAAAGATTTAGAAAAAAGTCTGCTCGGTAAAACGGGATTAAATTATCAAAAGGAAATCAAACCCTGGTTAGGGGAGGAAATTACTCTCGCTGTTACTTCCCTAGATTTCGATCGCGATACCGATAATGGTATCCAACCGGGTTATCTTTTGGCAATTCAAAGTAAAGATGGTGAACGCGCTAAGGAATTTCTGCAAGCTTCCTACTCGAAACAGGCGGTTTCGGGCAAATTTGACCTCGTTTTTGAACTCTACAAGGGAGTTAACCTCATTTATCAACGTCCCTTGACCGCAGGAGATAATAATCGTTTTCTCGCTAGTGCCGTCGTCGGTGATACGGTGCTTTTTGCCAATAATATCAAGGTTTTGCGCGAGGCACTTAATAACGTGCAAGTACCGGATTTAAACCTAAAAAATAGCCCTGATTACCGAGAAGCCCTCAAAAATATCACCGAACCGCGTATAGCTATAGTTTACGGCAATTTACCTCCGTTATCGGCTTGGATCGCTAATCAACCCGTCCCGGAGAGTCCCGAAGCAAAACAACGATTAGCCACGGCTTTTTCCCTCAAATCCGGCGGAATAGTCGCTCAAACCGCCTTAATTGGAGTCTTAGGACAGGATGACCAAGCACCAATTTTATCTAGTCCCGTGGGAGCATTATCTTTTATCGGCGAAAATAGCCTTTTAGTCGCCGCTAGTCGCGATTTAAATCGTTTTTGGACTCAGGTAGAGGAGGGGTTAGAAGCAGATAGTCCCCTACAGGAATTAATAACACAGGTCTTAAACCGCTTCCAGTCGCCTTTAGGTTTAAATTTGCCTGAAGACATTTTTAGCTGGGTTAGAGGCGAATATAGCCTCGCTCTCGTGCCTAGTTCAAAGGGGATGGAACCCGATAGTGTTTTTGTAGGGGAACGGGTGATGGGGGTAGAGGTGGACAGTGCGATCGAGCATTTGGATGAGTTGGCCCGCAGTCGCGGCTATAATGTGGTTAATCTGCCTTTACTCGATCGAACGGTGACAGCTTGGACAAAGTTAACCACGGCGGTCCCGGGGGGAAAAGCGCAACTAGAGACGATCGTGACGGGAGTGCATACTAGGGTCGATAATTATGAAATTATCGCTAGTTCTGTGGAAGCGATGGGTTTAGCTTTATCTGCACAGAAAAACCCCATCTTAAGTAGTGGTAAGTTTCGACAGGCAATTACTGCTCTACCCGCAGAAAATGATGGTTATTTTTACGTCGATTGGCGACAATTGCAACCAGTAATCGAGGCAAAATTTCCGATCGTGCGGGTGTTAGAATTGTCGATTAAGCCTTTATTTAATA
- the petJ gene encoding cytochrome c6 PetJ, giving the protein MKRLLISLCLLLAVVTFGMARPALADGASIFSANCASCHMGGKNVVNAAKTLKKEDLVKYGKDSVEAIVTQVTKGMGAMPAFGGRLSAEDIEAVANYVLAQAEKGW; this is encoded by the coding sequence GTGAAAAGACTATTAATTTCCCTGTGCTTGCTCTTGGCTGTGGTTACTTTCGGTATGGCTCGTCCCGCTTTAGCTGATGGGGCTTCGATTTTCAGTGCTAACTGCGCTTCCTGCCACATGGGCGGTAAAAACGTGGTTAATGCCGCTAAAACCCTGAAAAAAGAAGATTTAGTTAAATACGGCAAAGATTCCGTTGAAGCTATCGTTACCCAAGTTACCAAAGGTATGGGGGCGATGCCGGCTTTCGGTGGTCGTCTCAGCGCTGAAGATATCGAAGCTGTAGCTAACTATGTCCTCGCTCAAGCGGAAAAAGGCTGGTAA
- a CDS encoding succinate dehydrogenase/fumarate reductase flavoprotein subunit → MKEHDVVIVGGGLAGCRAALEIKRLNPTIDVAVVAKTHPIRSHSVAAQGGIAAALQNVDPKDNPKAHAYDTVKGSDFLADQDAVDILTKEAPEVIIELEHLGVLFSRLEDGRIAQRAFGGHSHNRACYAADKTGHAMLHELVSNLGRNQVKIYDEWYVLRLILEEGTAKGVVMYQIATGQLEILRAKAIMFGTGGYGRVYNTTSNDFACTGDGLALSAKAGIPLEDMEFVQFHPTGLYPVGVLISEAVRGEGAYLINSEGRRFMEDYAPSRMELAPRDITSRAITLEIRAGRGVNLDGSAGGPFVYLDLRHLGREKIMSRIPFCWEEAHRLVGVDAVEEPMPVRPTVHYCMGGIPVNTDGRVRLSADTLSEGFFSAGECSCVSVHGANRLGSNSLLECVVYGRRTGKSIAKYVEKRAFPVFNPDIYLQDAKEEITALLTKKGTIRIGQLRQQFQDCMTQHCGVFRTEATMREGIKQIGELKRQYEQIYLDDRGDCWNTELIEAWELQSLMVVGEIILTSALNRQESRGAHSREDFPQRDDQNFLQHTLAYYSPSGIDIDYMPVVIQDFTPVERKY, encoded by the coding sequence ATGAAAGAACACGATGTCGTTATAGTGGGCGGTGGGTTAGCAGGATGCCGCGCCGCCTTAGAAATCAAACGCCTCAACCCGACTATCGATGTTGCTGTCGTTGCCAAAACCCACCCGATTCGTTCCCACTCCGTCGCCGCCCAGGGAGGTATCGCCGCCGCCCTGCAAAACGTTGACCCCAAAGATAATCCCAAGGCCCACGCCTACGATACTGTCAAAGGTTCCGATTTTCTGGCTGACCAGGATGCAGTGGATATTCTCACCAAAGAAGCCCCCGAAGTTATCATCGAATTGGAACATCTAGGCGTGTTATTCTCCCGTCTCGAAGATGGACGCATTGCCCAAAGAGCCTTTGGCGGTCACAGCCATAACCGTGCCTGTTACGCCGCCGATAAAACCGGTCACGCCATGCTGCACGAATTAGTCAGCAATTTAGGCCGTAATCAGGTAAAAATCTACGATGAATGGTACGTTTTGCGTCTTATCCTCGAAGAAGGTACGGCTAAAGGGGTAGTAATGTACCAAATCGCCACCGGACAGTTAGAAATCCTCCGGGCAAAAGCAATTATGTTCGGGACGGGGGGCTATGGTCGCGTTTATAACACCACCTCCAACGATTTCGCCTGTACGGGAGACGGTTTAGCTTTATCGGCAAAAGCGGGTATTCCCCTAGAAGACATGGAATTTGTCCAATTTCACCCCACGGGACTCTATCCCGTCGGTGTTTTAATCTCGGAAGCGGTCCGGGGTGAAGGCGCTTATTTAATCAATAGCGAAGGTCGTCGTTTTATGGAAGACTACGCCCCCTCGCGCATGGAATTGGCACCCCGGGACATCACTTCCCGGGCCATTACCCTAGAAATTCGCGCCGGCCGGGGGGTAAATCTGGACGGTAGCGCCGGGGGTCCCTTTGTCTATCTGGATTTACGCCATTTAGGCCGGGAAAAAATTATGAGTCGCATTCCCTTTTGTTGGGAGGAGGCCCACCGTCTCGTCGGTGTCGATGCGGTAGAGGAACCGATGCCCGTCCGTCCTACAGTTCACTATTGTATGGGAGGCATTCCCGTTAATACCGATGGTCGCGTTCGCTTAAGTGCCGATACCCTCAGCGAAGGCTTTTTCTCCGCCGGGGAATGTTCCTGTGTCTCCGTCCACGGGGCCAATCGTTTGGGCAGTAATTCCCTGTTAGAATGTGTGGTCTATGGGAGAAGAACCGGCAAATCGATCGCTAAATACGTCGAAAAACGCGCTTTTCCCGTCTTTAATCCCGATATTTACCTTCAGGATGCCAAAGAGGAAATCACCGCTTTATTGACCAAAAAAGGCACGATTCGCATCGGTCAACTACGTCAGCAATTCCAAGACTGTATGACCCAACATTGCGGCGTTTTTCGCACCGAAGCGACCATGCGCGAGGGAATTAAACAAATCGGCGAATTAAAGCGCCAATACGAGCAGATTTACCTCGATGATAGGGGGGATTGCTGGAATACGGAACTAATCGAGGCCTGGGAATTACAAAGTCTCATGGTGGTGGGGGAAATTATCCTCACCTCTGCCCTCAATCGTCAAGAAAGCCGAGGGGCCCATTCCCGCGAAGATTTTCCCCAACGGGATGACCAAAATTTCCTTCAGCATACCCTCGCCTATTATTCCCCCTCCGGCATCGATATCGACTATATGCCCGTGGTGATTCAGGATTTCACCCCCGTGGAACGTAAGTATTAA